One Bacteroidota bacterium DNA segment encodes these proteins:
- a CDS encoding DUF3887 domain-containing protein encodes MQLILNSFQINEYGITSAINFVLKTHIFLKSNKRAVYIISYLLLIFNYSYSQQTAKNEETAKNFLDLLQKEEYAKCISLFDTSVTSKIGASQLDQIWTGLNQQLGEYKNLKTIRLEQKDSFEIVHQICQFEKTIIDFKLTFNKKGVICGIFFAPPTAEGGYKEPSYANSRAFNEQNITIHSGEYALPGTLTLPIGGEKFPLVILVAGSGPNDRDETIGPNKPLKDIAWALASNRIAVFRYDKRTLIYGSKIVNQQITVKEEVIDDVISCLKQLKINPVIDSAKIFLLGHSLGAMLMPRISLSDKNVSGIIMMAGNARPLEDLIVSQMTYLMDNSTTKSKEEAEQLEKMKSKVKYLKENTLTLQTPSSDLPLGIPAAYWMDLKKYNPVETLKKLTLPVLILQGEKDYQVTMQDYNLWKDGIIKQNNVVMKSYPKLNHLFMEFNGEKSLPADYQIPSNVAEYVVSDIIKWVKEH; translated from the coding sequence ATGCAATTAATTCTCAATTCATTTCAGATAAATGAGTATGGAATAACCTCTGCAATTAATTTTGTTTTGAAAACACACATTTTTTTAAAGTCTAATAAAAGAGCTGTTTATATAATCAGTTACTTATTGCTCATTTTTAATTATTCGTATTCACAACAAACGGCTAAAAACGAGGAAACGGCTAAAAACTTTTTAGATCTTCTTCAAAAAGAAGAATATGCCAAATGCATCTCGCTTTTTGATACCTCCGTAACTTCTAAAATAGGTGCTTCACAATTGGACCAAATTTGGACTGGCCTAAATCAGCAATTGGGAGAGTACAAGAATCTGAAAACAATAAGATTAGAACAAAAAGATTCATTTGAAATTGTTCACCAAATATGCCAATTCGAAAAAACGATAATTGATTTTAAACTAACATTTAATAAAAAGGGGGTGATCTGTGGCATTTTTTTTGCACCTCCAACCGCAGAAGGTGGTTACAAAGAACCATCATATGCTAATAGCCGAGCGTTCAATGAACAAAATATTACAATTCATAGTGGCGAATACGCTCTGCCTGGAACTCTTACCTTACCCATCGGCGGAGAAAAATTTCCTCTTGTGATTTTAGTTGCTGGCTCAGGTCCTAATGACAGAGATGAAACAATAGGCCCGAATAAGCCATTGAAAGATATTGCCTGGGCATTGGCATCTAACAGAATTGCGGTTTTTAGATATGATAAACGAACGCTTATATATGGTTCAAAAATAGTCAATCAACAGATCACCGTGAAAGAAGAAGTGATCGATGATGTTATTTCCTGTCTAAAACAATTGAAAATTAACCCGGTTATTGACTCTGCCAAAATATTTTTACTTGGGCATAGTTTAGGCGCTATGCTTATGCCGAGGATCTCATTGTCTGATAAGAATGTGTCAGGGATAATAATGATGGCCGGTAACGCAAGACCATTAGAAGATCTGATAGTTTCGCAAATGACTTACTTGATGGATAATTCAACAACAAAATCAAAAGAAGAAGCTGAGCAGTTGGAGAAAATGAAAAGCAAAGTAAAATATTTGAAAGAAAATACATTGACGCTTCAAACACCTTCATCAGACCTGCCTTTGGGTATACCTGCAGCATACTGGATGGATCTCAAAAAATATAATCCCGTTGAAACTCTTAAAAAATTAACTCTTCCTGTATTAATTTTGCAGGGAGAAAAAGATTACCAGGTAACAATGCAAGATTATAATTTATGGAAAGATGGTATTATCAAACAAAACAATGTAGTTATGAAATCATACCCTAAACTTAATCATCTGTTCATGGAATTTAATGGAGAAAAAAGTTTACCGGCAGATTATCAAATTCCATCAAATGTTGCTGAATATGTTGTTTCAGATATAATTAAATGGGTGAAAGAACATTAA
- a CDS encoding phosphoglycerate kinase — MKTVDDFNFAGKTVLIRVDFNVPLDAQYNVADDTRIRAALPTINKVLNDKGAVVLMSHLGRPTNGPTDKCSLRHIVNHLSELLKKPVQFADDCIGDSAKTSAANLKNGEILLLENLRFYREEEKGNEEFAKKLAALGNFYVNDAFGTAHRAHASTAVIAQFFPGNKCFGYVMSGELASVNKVLNNAEKPFTAILGGAKVSDKILILEQLINKADNIIIAGGMAFTFVKAQGGKIGKSLVEDDRIETALKILADAKKKNVNIYLPVDAVVADNFNNEANVQTCAINSIPDGWMGLDVGPQTEKIFDEVIARSKTILWNGPMGVFEMSKFEHGTKTAAFSIAKATKNGSYTLIGGGDSVAAINKYNLAKEVSYVSTGGGALLEYIESGSLPGVEAVLK, encoded by the coding sequence ATGAAAACAGTAGACGACTTCAATTTTGCAGGAAAAACAGTATTGATCCGTGTTGATTTCAATGTTCCTTTGGATGCGCAGTATAATGTGGCTGATGATACACGTATTCGTGCGGCATTGCCAACCATCAATAAAGTTTTAAACGACAAAGGCGCAGTTGTTCTTATGTCGCACCTGGGGCGGCCGACCAATGGTCCAACTGATAAATGTTCATTACGGCATATTGTGAACCATTTAAGTGAACTATTGAAAAAGCCTGTTCAGTTCGCGGATGATTGCATTGGTGATTCGGCTAAGACTTCAGCAGCTAATTTAAAAAACGGAGAAATATTGTTGCTTGAAAACCTTCGCTTTTACAGAGAAGAAGAAAAGGGAAATGAGGAGTTCGCGAAAAAGTTAGCTGCACTTGGAAATTTTTACGTTAACGACGCGTTTGGAACTGCCCACCGTGCGCACGCTTCAACAGCAGTCATTGCTCAGTTTTTTCCCGGGAACAAATGTTTCGGTTATGTAATGAGCGGCGAGTTGGCCAGTGTAAATAAAGTGTTGAATAACGCCGAAAAGCCTTTCACCGCTATTTTGGGAGGGGCTAAAGTTTCGGATAAAATATTGATCCTGGAGCAGCTTATCAATAAAGCAGATAATATTATTATTGCAGGAGGTATGGCTTTTACCTTTGTTAAAGCCCAGGGCGGCAAGATTGGCAAATCATTGGTTGAAGATGACCGCATTGAAACTGCATTGAAGATATTGGCCGACGCGAAGAAAAAAAATGTAAATATTTATTTGCCTGTTGATGCAGTTGTGGCTGACAATTTCAACAATGAAGCGAATGTTCAAACCTGTGCTATAAACAGTATCCCCGATGGATGGATGGGACTTGATGTTGGCCCTCAGACCGAAAAAATATTTGACGAAGTAATTGCCCGCTCAAAAACCATTTTATGGAACGGCCCCATGGGCGTTTTTGAAATGAGCAAGTTTGAACACGGTACAAAAACAGCCGCTTTTTCGATTGCCAAAGCCACTAAAAATGGCTCATACACACTTATAGGCGGTGGCGATTCTGTTGCGGCTATTAACAAATATAATCTTGCCAAAGAAGTCAGTTATGTATCAACCGGTGGGGGAGCATTGCTTGAGTATATCGAAAGTGGTAGTTTGCCGGGGGTGGAGGCAGTCCTAAAATAA
- a CDS encoding lamin tail domain-containing protein, with translation MFRFFCLLLLLPFIAKSQVDDGFTDGDFTQLPAWNGNNSKFIVNSSSQLQLNSSGTDTSYLSTPNTVIDSAEWNFWVKLSFAPSDNNYAKVYLVTDQINLKMPLNGYFIRLGENGSDDSVDLWEQTGTTETKIIDGINGHCSKSTNTLRVKVTRSAFGNWKVYSDTLGGINYALEGSINNTLHTSTTNFGISCKYTTSNATKFYFDDFYVGPIRIDTIAPAVIKILAMSSTQLNIYFNEPLEKVSAETITGYSVSDGIGNPSSALLDTINTSLVHLVFPGPFQGSKTYTLTVTNVKDKADNGINSAYTQFVLPEQAVANDIVINEILPDPNTGGVDFVEIYNRSDKVIDLSQLTLSSFDTLANQLSSVQYISTVRTLIFSEQYIVLSTNSSSIKSQYQTPSPSGFIDMAGFPGMNVASGIVVLADTSKTIIDRFDYRQDMHFPLLNVTKGVSLERIDADHITNDRNNWHSAAASTGYATPAYKNSQDIDSGTGKEITISPEIFSPDNDGNNDVVSVNYTFDTPGNVANVSIYNSTGLLVRNLVSNELLGNAGNYVWDGVDNNRELCKIGPYIIYFHIFNSSGVVKNYKKIVVLAHKN, from the coding sequence CTAAATTTATTGTTAATAGTTCGTCCCAATTGCAACTTAATTCTTCAGGGACAGACACTTCATATCTTTCAACGCCAAATACAGTTATAGATAGTGCCGAATGGAATTTTTGGGTTAAACTGTCTTTTGCGCCATCGGATAATAATTATGCGAAAGTTTACCTGGTTACCGACCAAATCAACCTGAAAATGCCATTGAATGGATATTTTATCAGACTGGGCGAAAATGGTTCGGATGACAGTGTGGATCTGTGGGAACAAACAGGAACTACTGAAACAAAGATCATTGACGGGATTAACGGACATTGCAGTAAATCAACTAATACATTAAGGGTAAAGGTCACACGCAGCGCGTTTGGTAACTGGAAAGTATATTCCGATACACTTGGAGGCATAAATTATGCACTTGAAGGATCTATAAACAATACTTTACATACATCAACTACCAATTTTGGCATAAGCTGTAAATACACAACCAGTAATGCGACTAAATTTTATTTCGACGATTTTTATGTTGGCCCCATACGCATTGATACGATTGCCCCGGCTGTAATTAAAATCTTAGCCATGTCTTCTACTCAGCTTAATATTTATTTTAATGAACCGCTCGAAAAGGTTTCCGCCGAAACCATCACCGGTTATTCCGTTAGTGATGGCATTGGAAACCCGTCATCAGCCCTGCTAGACACAATAAATACAAGTTTGGTTCACCTTGTTTTTCCCGGCCCATTTCAAGGGTCAAAAACATATACATTAACAGTTACCAATGTAAAGGATAAAGCAGACAATGGTATTAATTCTGCTTATACACAATTTGTTTTGCCTGAACAGGCTGTTGCCAATGATATCGTGATTAATGAAATTCTTCCCGATCCCAATACCGGCGGAGTCGATTTTGTCGAAATATATAACCGATCTGATAAAGTGATCGATCTTTCGCAGCTTACACTCTCTTCTTTTGATACACTCGCAAATCAACTCAGTTCCGTTCAATACATTTCAACTGTTCGTACACTTATTTTTTCCGAACAATACATTGTTTTATCCACAAATTCTTCCTCTATTAAAAGCCAATACCAGACGCCTTCACCATCAGGTTTTATTGATATGGCTGGCTTCCCGGGAATGAACGTAGCTTCCGGAATAGTGGTGTTGGCTGATACTTCAAAAACGATCATTGATCGCTTTGATTACAGGCAGGATATGCATTTCCCTTTACTTAATGTAACAAAAGGAGTATCGCTTGAGCGTATTGATGCAGATCATATAACCAACGACAGAAATAACTGGCACTCCGCTGCCGCAAGTACAGGTTATGCAACGCCCGCGTACAAAAACTCTCAAGATATTGATTCCGGCACAGGAAAAGAAATTACTATCTCTCCTGAAATTTTTTCACCTGATAATGACGGGAATAATGATGTAGTGAGTGTCAACTATACTTTTGACACTCCCGGAAATGTTGCAAATGTCTCTATTTATAATTCCACAGGCCTTTTAGTCCGTAACCTGGTGTCGAACGAACTTTTGGGAAATGCAGGAAATTATGTGTGGGATGGCGTTGATAATAATCGTGAATTATGCAAAATTGGTCCCTATATTATTTATTTTCACATATTTAACTCATCCGGCGTAGTAAAAAACTACAAAAAAATTGTTGTTCTCGCCCACAAAAATTAA
- a CDS encoding sigma-70 family RNA polymerase sigma factor produces MSNSKMHNSAPMNLRELIKGCERSDKDSQRELFELFNGSMMGLCLRYAKNEQQATEIFKEGFVSVFNNIKNISEQQLESWIRKTMINTAVDVLRRNKQEYKIVSTVNAYDSINQEDKIVDQEVTRAMDGNDVLKAIQALTPAYRVVVNMHLADDYSIKQISEKLDVGEATIRLNFEKAMHQIRKNIVQLTTVSNAE; encoded by the coding sequence ATGAGTAATTCTAAAATGCATAATTCGGCTCCAATGAATCTGCGGGAACTCATAAAGGGATGTGAAAGATCGGATAAAGATTCTCAGCGCGAGTTGTTTGAACTTTTTAATGGATCTATGATGGGTCTTTGTCTGCGTTATGCAAAAAACGAACAACAGGCAACCGAAATATTTAAAGAAGGTTTTGTTTCCGTCTTCAACAACATCAAAAATATCAGTGAACAACAATTGGAAAGCTGGATCAGAAAGACGATGATCAACACAGCGGTCGATGTATTGCGCAGGAATAAACAGGAATATAAAATAGTAAGTACTGTTAACGCATACGACAGCATAAACCAGGAAGATAAAATAGTTGACCAGGAAGTGACCAGGGCGATGGATGGAAATGATGTACTGAAGGCAATACAGGCTTTGACCCCAGCATATCGTGTAGTAGTTAATATGCACCTTGCGGATGATTATTCAATAAAGCAGATCTCTGAAAAACTAGATGTTGGTGAGGCGACCATACGATTGAATTTTGAAAAGGCCATGCATCAGATCAGGAAAAATATAGTTCAACTAACAACAGTAAGCAATGCCGAATAA
- a CDS encoding CvpA family protein, with translation MNFLDILLLVPLLWGLYRGFVKGFIIQLAGIAAFILGVLGAMHFSSFVAEFTEKKFDWHFNHTQLIAFAITFLGIVILVFFLARLMESAVKMAALGIVNKIAGTIFGALKFILITGTLLYLLSVIENRFKLIPDKTQQESVLYKYYMMGIKTAVPAIKNLRS, from the coding sequence ATGAATTTTCTCGATATCCTACTCCTCGTTCCCCTTCTTTGGGGCCTTTACCGGGGCTTTGTAAAAGGTTTTATCATACAACTGGCAGGTATTGCAGCTTTTATACTTGGTGTGCTTGGCGCCATGCATTTTTCATCATTTGTCGCGGAATTTACGGAAAAAAAGTTCGACTGGCATTTCAATCATACACAACTGATCGCTTTCGCTATAACTTTTTTAGGTATTGTGATCCTAGTTTTCTTTTTAGCCAGACTGATGGAAAGCGCGGTCAAAATGGCCGCGCTGGGAATAGTTAATAAGATTGCCGGGACAATTTTTGGAGCGCTTAAATTTATACTTATTACCGGGACGCTTTTGTATTTACTAAGTGTTATCGAAAATCGCTTTAAACTCATACCTGATAAAACTCAACAGGAATCGGTGTTGTACAAGTACTATATGATGGGAATTAAAACTGCCGTGCCGGCGATAAAGAATTTGCGTTCATAA
- a CDS encoding homoserine dehydrogenase, producing the protein MIEKRIKLGLFGFGCVGQGLYDVLSHSEGLKADIEKICVKDRNKKRKIDAKYFTYDKEDILGRKNLDVIVELIDTSEAAFEIVTRAMNNGVSVVTANKKMLAENFEELYHLQEKNNVALIYEGSAGGSIPIIRNLEEYYDNELLSSIRGLLNGSCNYILTRMELENMDYNKALKMAQEQGFAESDPWLDVAGYDTLYKLILLTVHSFGLILKPEQVLALGIQNISFDDITYAKEKGYRIKLIATAHKVGNKFRVYAMPHFVSKESDLHSVLYENNGVEVEGAYSCKQTFVGKGAGSHPTGSAVLSDISALTYQYKYAYKKLKKLRKQHNGNFDAGKLLDNDFEIKIYIRFADKEALKGIEIVSVEEEFKSSKTNYIIANVKFKSLFNLKGNRDNKLFVCAV; encoded by the coding sequence ATGATAGAAAAACGAATTAAACTCGGATTATTTGGCTTTGGTTGTGTTGGACAAGGTTTGTATGATGTTTTAAGCCATTCGGAAGGTTTAAAAGCGGATATTGAAAAAATTTGTGTGAAAGATCGTAACAAGAAACGTAAAATTGACGCGAAGTATTTTACATATGATAAGGAAGATATTCTTGGCCGCAAGAACCTTGATGTTATAGTTGAGCTGATCGATACTTCCGAGGCCGCGTTTGAGATCGTAACCCGTGCCATGAACAACGGCGTGAGTGTTGTTACCGCCAATAAAAAAATGCTTGCCGAGAATTTTGAGGAACTATATCATCTCCAGGAAAAAAACAATGTCGCTTTGATTTATGAAGGGTCTGCCGGGGGCAGTATTCCAATTATCCGTAACCTGGAAGAATATTACGACAATGAGCTGCTGAGCAGCATACGCGGCTTGTTGAACGGTTCGTGCAATTACATTTTAACACGCATGGAACTGGAGAATATGGATTATAACAAAGCGCTCAAAATGGCACAGGAACAGGGTTTTGCAGAGTCCGATCCCTGGCTGGATGTGGCGGGGTATGACACCTTGTACAAACTGATCCTGCTGACTGTTCACTCGTTTGGCCTCATCCTGAAGCCCGAACAGGTGCTGGCATTAGGTATTCAGAATATTTCATTTGATGACATTACGTATGCGAAAGAAAAAGGATACCGGATCAAACTTATTGCTACGGCTCACAAGGTTGGTAATAAATTCAGGGTTTATGCCATGCCGCATTTTGTAAGTAAGGAAAGTGATCTGCACAGCGTTTTATATGAGAACAATGGAGTAGAGGTGGAAGGAGCTTACTCATGCAAACAGACATTTGTAGGAAAGGGCGCGGGCAGTCATCCTACCGGAAGTGCTGTGTTATCGGATATTTCAGCTCTTACTTACCAGTATAAATATGCATACAAAAAACTAAAGAAATTACGTAAGCAGCACAACGGTAATTTTGATGCCGGAAAACTGCTTGATAATGATTTCGAGATTAAAATTTATATACGCTTCGCGGATAAAGAAGCGCTGAAAGGAATAGAGATCGTTTCTGTGGAAGAGGAATTTAAATCATCCAAAACCAATTATATCATCGCTAACGTGAAGTTCAAGTCATTGTTCAACCTGAAGGGGAACCGGGACAATAAATTATTTGTTTGTGCTGTGTAA